CGCACCATCTGCATACCACTTTGGAAGTTCTTTGCTGCCAACATCTTATCAAACAAGGACTTAGGCATCCGCTCACCCGTATCGGCATGTTCGGTCATCTCTTCCAATACAGACCACTCCCAGCAGAAATTCTCCATAAACTGGCTAGGCAACTCGACGGCATCCCACTCCACGCCATTAATACCCGATACACCACGAACAGACACTTCAGTTAGCATGTGGTGCAAGCCGTGACCAAACTCGTGGAACAGGGTGATTACATCGTCAAAGCTAAAGTATGCAGGCTCGTCACCTACTGGCGCAGGGAAGTTACAAACTAAGTAGGCAACTGGATACTGAAGCGGTGAAGCAGTTCTTTGGCAGCGCGTAATCGCATCATCCATCCAGGCACCACCTCGCTTACCTGAACGGGCATAAAGATCCAAGTAGAACTGACCAACCAAGCTGTCATCTTTATTTTTAATACTATAAAAACGTACTGTCGGATGCCACACCTCAGCCTCTGTCTGAACAACCTTCACATCAAATAATGTTTGTATAACTTTAAACAAGCCAGCCAACACTTTATGCTCAGGCAGATAACGTCTTACTTCTTGCTCAGAAAAATCATAAGCCGATTGCCTTAGTTTTTCTGACACAAATGGCACATCCCACATTTGCATATCATCAATTGCCAATTGTCCGGCAAAGGCCCTCAAGCTACCCATATCTGATTTAGCAAATGGCTTAGCTTTAGCAGAAAGGTCTTTTAAAAACGAAATCACCGTTTTTGAAGAGTCTGCCATCTTTGCTTCAATCGATAGCGCAGAGAAATCACTAAAGCCTAACAATTTAGCTTCTTCATCGCGCAGTACAAGTAGGCGCGTCATCACCGGGCCATTGTCTAACGCTTGCGGCCCAAACTCAGAGGCTCTTGTTACATAGGCACGATACAACTCTTCTCGTAACGCTCGATTTTCTGCGTATTGCATCACAGGCAAATAGGAAGGCATTTGCAGTGTTAGCTTAAAACCTGTTTTATTCTCTTCTTCGGCTGCTTGGCGATACATTTCTAGCATTTCTTCTGGAATACCAGTTAGTTCGGATTCATCTTCCACATACTTTACATAAGCATCTGTTGCATCTAATAAATGATTTGAAAACTGATTCGACAACTCCGCCATTTCTGACTGAATCTCAGCAAAACGAACCTTATCGGCTTCAGACAACTCCGCACCAGACAGGCGAAAATCTCTTAGTTCATTTTGCAAAAAGCGCTGCTGCTCTGATGTTGCTTCATTCTTATACCACTCGCTTGTCACCAACTGCTTATAAAGGTGATACAGCGCCTCGTTCTGGCCAAGTGCTGTATAGAACTCAGTTACTTTCGGTAAATTTTCATTGTAGGCATCTCTTAATTCAGGCGTATTCACCACCGCATTTAAATGCCCTGCCACGCCCCAGGCTCTAGAGAGTTTCTCTAAAGCGATATCTAGTGGTTCGATTAAGTTATTCCAGCTTGGTAGCTCATTCTGCGAAGTTAGCTGAGCAATGACTGCGCTTGCATTAGCAAGCAATTCATCCATTGCAGGCGAGAGATGCTCTGGTTTTACACTGGAAAATCGTGGAAGGCCATCGGCCAGTAATAGAGGATTACTCATCAACATCTTCTTTCGCATGAATTAGGTATTGTGTGTTGCAACCAATCAATTACATCATCTAAAAACTGGAAGCCATTCACAATATGGTTTGTTCGCATTTAACCGTTTTACGGTCTTGATTAGATATAGATACGGCCATCTTGCCAATACTCAAGTAAAATTCATTTATTCTTTTCATACTTGGATTTCAATATGACTATCTCTGCTTACTTAGAGACAACCCCCACAATCGAGGAAGGTTGTTACGTACACGCCAGCGCCCAAGTCATTGGCGATGTTAAATTAGGAAAAGACAGCTCTATCTGGTGTAACGCGGTGCTACGGGGTGACGTTAATCATATTGAAATTGGCAACTTTAGCAATGTCCAAGACCTCACGATGTGCCATGTTTCTCACAAAACACC
The Leeia speluncae genome window above contains:
- a CDS encoding M3 family metallopeptidase, translating into MSNPLLLADGLPRFSSVKPEHLSPAMDELLANASAVIAQLTSQNELPSWNNLIEPLDIALEKLSRAWGVAGHLNAVVNTPELRDAYNENLPKVTEFYTALGQNEALYHLYKQLVTSEWYKNEATSEQQRFLQNELRDFRLSGAELSEADKVRFAEIQSEMAELSNQFSNHLLDATDAYVKYVEDESELTGIPEEMLEMYRQAAEEENKTGFKLTLQMPSYLPVMQYAENRALREELYRAYVTRASEFGPQALDNGPVMTRLLVLRDEEAKLLGFSDFSALSIEAKMADSSKTVISFLKDLSAKAKPFAKSDMGSLRAFAGQLAIDDMQMWDVPFVSEKLRQSAYDFSEQEVRRYLPEHKVLAGLFKVIQTLFDVKVVQTEAEVWHPTVRFYSIKNKDDSLVGQFYLDLYARSGKRGGAWMDDAITRCQRTASPLQYPVAYLVCNFPAPVGDEPAYFSFDDVITLFHEFGHGLHHMLTEVSVRGVSGINGVEWDAVELPSQFMENFCWEWSVLEEMTEHADTGERMPKSLFDKMLAAKNFQSGMQMVRQLEFSLFDLMIHDGRTFTQVSDIQQVLDNVRKDVAVAIPPEYNRFPNSFGHIFGGGYAAGYYSYKWAEVLSADAFSAFEEEGVLNTETGTRFRQEILAVGGSRPAMDSFVAFRGRQPAADALLRHNGLA